One Granulicella sp. 5B5 DNA window includes the following coding sequences:
- a CDS encoding type II toxin-antitoxin system VapC family toxin, whose product MSSPVVLDTSAIVALLDEEPGADLVRSVIFNAAISAVTLAEAYSILSKRGQDGIAALSEIRFAIEHVIPFTEDQAETAGALRGPTKHAGLSLGDRACIALAIALGVELYTADRIWATLNLPCTIKLIR is encoded by the coding sequence GTGAGTAGCCCTGTCGTACTCGACACCTCTGCCATCGTTGCACTGCTTGACGAAGAACCGGGAGCCGATCTCGTCCGCTCCGTCATCTTCAACGCAGCCATCAGCGCGGTCACACTCGCCGAGGCCTATTCGATTCTCTCCAAGCGGGGCCAGGATGGCATTGCAGCACTCTCTGAGATCCGCTTCGCCATCGAGCACGTAATCCCCTTCACCGAAGATCAGGCAGAAACCGCAGGAGCGTTGCGCGGGCCAACGAAACACGCTGGCCTATCTCTCGGTGACCGTGCCTGCATCGCACTCGCCATCGCATTGGGAGTTGAGCTTTATACAGCAGACCGCATCTGGGCAACGCTCAACCTGCCATGCACAATCAAACTCATCCGTTGA
- a CDS encoding coagulation factor 5/8 type domain-containing protein produces MSRIVWLMFSAAKLTPLLFAIAALPALAQQPDLGPNVDIFSPSTPTATMQQKIDAVYATEQHNEFGPQRHAFFFLPGEYKVDVPIGFYTEVTGLGDTPDATHITGNLHVDAASRNDNATTTFWRGASNLAVTSQNGPAPNLMRWAVSQAVFLRRMHIRGDIVLNQNHGWASGGWMSDTLVDGNVNSGTQQQWISRNSDWHSWTGANWNMVFVGVPHAPANSWPSPPYTTVVTTPIIREKPYLTVDAKHRWSLIIPALQHNTTGITWTSPHADIARSIPFSRIYIAHPRRDTATTLNTQLAHGKSLLFTPGIYDLTEPLRITHPNTVLFGLGFATLHPTQGNAAITTADADGIILAGLLIDAGPQLSPVLVQIGPRDSHAAHTSNPISLHDVFFRVGGAGPGKAGTDLEINSRNTLVDHTWIWRADHGHNVGWNQNLSANGLVVNADGVTIYGLFVEHHQHFQVLWNGNRGRTYFYQSEIPYDPPTQTAWTSAPSTDGWASYKVADTVTQHEAWGLGIYSVFRHPDVYLTRAIEVPRTPNVRFHDMITVCLDTLGGIRNIIDNTGGAAKCGKPRIEPKLTLFPPAPAPAIP; encoded by the coding sequence TTGTCGCGTATCGTTTGGCTCATGTTCTCCGCGGCCAAGCTCACACCCCTCCTCTTCGCCATCGCTGCACTCCCCGCACTCGCCCAACAGCCCGACCTCGGCCCCAACGTCGACATCTTCTCCCCATCGACTCCCACCGCAACCATGCAGCAGAAGATCGACGCCGTCTACGCGACCGAGCAGCACAACGAGTTCGGCCCCCAGCGCCACGCCTTCTTCTTTCTCCCCGGTGAATACAAAGTCGACGTCCCCATCGGCTTCTACACCGAAGTCACCGGCCTCGGCGACACCCCTGACGCCACGCACATCACCGGCAACCTCCACGTCGACGCCGCCAGCCGCAACGACAACGCCACCACCACCTTCTGGCGAGGCGCTTCAAACCTGGCCGTCACGTCCCAAAACGGCCCCGCCCCAAATCTCATGCGCTGGGCTGTCTCGCAGGCCGTATTTCTCCGCCGCATGCACATCCGCGGAGACATCGTCCTCAACCAGAACCACGGCTGGGCCTCCGGAGGCTGGATGTCAGACACCCTCGTCGACGGCAACGTCAACTCCGGCACCCAACAGCAATGGATCTCCCGCAACAGCGACTGGCATAGCTGGACCGGCGCCAACTGGAACATGGTCTTCGTCGGCGTCCCCCACGCCCCCGCAAACAGCTGGCCCTCCCCGCCCTACACCACGGTCGTCACCACGCCCATCATCCGCGAAAAACCCTACCTCACCGTCGACGCCAAACACCGCTGGAGTCTCATCATCCCCGCGCTCCAGCACAACACCACCGGCATCACCTGGACCTCACCCCACGCCGACATCGCGCGCTCGATCCCCTTCAGCCGCATCTACATCGCACACCCCCGCCGCGACACCGCAACAACCCTCAACACGCAGCTAGCGCACGGTAAGAGCCTGCTCTTCACACCCGGCATCTACGACCTCACCGAACCCCTCCGCATCACGCACCCCAACACGGTCCTCTTCGGCCTCGGCTTCGCCACACTGCATCCCACACAGGGCAACGCCGCCATCACCACCGCCGACGCCGACGGCATCATCCTCGCAGGCCTGCTCATCGACGCCGGCCCGCAGCTCTCACCCGTCCTCGTGCAGATCGGTCCGCGCGACAGCCACGCCGCCCACACCAGCAACCCCATCTCGCTGCATGACGTCTTCTTCCGCGTCGGCGGCGCGGGCCCCGGCAAAGCCGGCACCGACCTCGAGATCAACAGCCGCAACACCCTCGTCGACCATACCTGGATCTGGCGTGCCGACCACGGCCACAACGTCGGCTGGAATCAGAACCTCAGCGCCAACGGCCTCGTCGTCAACGCCGACGGCGTCACCATCTACGGCCTCTTCGTCGAGCACCACCAGCACTTTCAGGTCCTCTGGAACGGCAACCGCGGCCGCACCTACTTCTACCAGTCAGAAATCCCCTACGACCCGCCCACGCAGACCGCCTGGACCAGCGCCCCTAGCACCGATGGCTGGGCCTCCTACAAGGTCGCCGACACGGTCACGCAGCACGAAGCCTGGGGCCTCGGCATCTACAGCGTCTTCCGCCACCCAGACGTCTACCTCACCCGCGCCATCGAAGTCCCACGCACACCCAACGTCCGCTTCCACGACATGATCACCGTCTGCCTCGACACCCTCGGCGGCATCCGTAACATCATCGACAATACCGGCGGCGCCGCCAAGTGCGGCAAACCCCGCATCGAACCGAAGCTGACGCTCTTCCCGCCAGCTCCGGCCCCCGCCATCCCTTAG
- a CDS encoding nucleotidyltransferase domain-containing protein, whose amino-acid sequence MQDFILAKRAEIADLCRKHHVRRLSIFGSAVRGDFDPATSDIDLLVEFSPQQVSGYSKNFWALEDSIVRLFGRKVDLIAEGSIKNPYILRRIQEQRQQLYAA is encoded by the coding sequence ATGCAGGACTTCATCCTGGCCAAACGCGCAGAGATCGCCGATCTCTGCCGCAAGCACCACGTCCGCCGCCTCTCTATCTTCGGCTCCGCCGTTCGCGGTGACTTCGACCCCGCTACCAGCGACATCGACCTCCTCGTTGAGTTCAGCCCGCAACAGGTCTCAGGCTATTCGAAGAACTTCTGGGCGCTCGAAGACAGTATAGTCCGCCTCTTCGGTCGCAAGGTTGACCTCATCGCAGAAGGCAGTATCAAGAATCCTTACATCCTGCGTCGCATTCAGGAACAAAGGCAACAGCTCTATGCAGCGTGA
- a CDS encoding ferritin-like domain-containing protein yields the protein MAAKKTASANGSITKQKLIELLNQDLQREFQAIIAYVNYSQVLKGAAYMNIAGELEVHAAEELRHALKLSYWIDLLGGMPAVVPKPVKTSDKATDMLRFDLENEKETIRNYRRRIKQADILDDFALGEDLREILRDEFDHLNALATALGEDTPDPGIAD from the coding sequence ATGGCCGCAAAGAAAACAGCCTCTGCCAACGGCTCCATCACCAAGCAAAAACTCATCGAACTCCTGAACCAGGACCTGCAGCGCGAGTTCCAGGCCATCATCGCCTACGTGAACTACTCCCAGGTGCTCAAAGGCGCCGCCTACATGAACATCGCCGGCGAGCTCGAGGTCCATGCTGCCGAAGAGCTTCGCCACGCCCTCAAGCTCAGCTATTGGATCGACCTGCTCGGCGGCATGCCCGCGGTCGTGCCCAAGCCGGTCAAGACCAGCGACAAGGCCACCGACATGCTGCGCTTCGATCTCGAAAATGAGAAGGAGACGATCCGCAACTATCGCCGCCGCATCAAGCAGGCCGACATCCTCGACGACTTCGCCTTGGGCGAAGACCTCCGCGAGATCCTGCGCGACGAGTTCGACCACCTCAACGCGCTGGCCACCGCCCTCGGCGAAGACACCCCCGACCCCGGCATCGCCGACTGA
- a CDS encoding MBL fold metallo-hydrolase has product MAIAAANDDGALVRGRHQVGATELTVCTDGSFLLDGGAMFGVVPKTLWQRRMPADENNYVLLGTNCVVVRTGGAVVLIETGVGNKQSAKMRGIFQNKELLPVSLRAAGVELDAVTHVVNTHLHFDHCGWNTTLHEDGSVTPTFRNARHFAAAGELASGRLQRDRDRVSYLGPNYDPVIANGQMTVMDVGGAGAFTPDDVRLRAVNANGDLLPPVRVQTSAEIVPGVWVEVLPGHTPDVLGVHVESGGEHACFVSDLIPTSRHLEPTWVMGYDLDPLRCIEERKRFLGRAIAQDWLVLFPHDHQVPAARLMWDEKGKAAIKKEE; this is encoded by the coding sequence ATGGCGATAGCTGCGGCAAACGATGATGGCGCGCTGGTACGTGGACGGCACCAGGTGGGTGCGACGGAGCTGACGGTCTGTACCGACGGGAGCTTTCTGCTGGACGGCGGAGCCATGTTTGGGGTGGTCCCGAAGACACTGTGGCAACGGCGGATGCCGGCGGACGAGAACAACTATGTGCTGCTGGGGACCAACTGCGTGGTGGTGCGCACGGGCGGGGCGGTGGTGCTGATCGAGACTGGCGTGGGCAACAAGCAGAGCGCCAAGATGCGTGGGATCTTCCAGAACAAGGAGCTGTTGCCGGTGAGCCTGCGCGCGGCGGGCGTCGAACTGGATGCGGTGACGCATGTGGTGAATACACATCTGCACTTTGACCACTGCGGATGGAACACGACGCTGCATGAAGACGGCAGCGTGACGCCGACGTTCCGGAACGCGCGGCATTTTGCGGCGGCGGGAGAGCTCGCCAGCGGACGGCTGCAGCGGGACCGCGATCGAGTGAGTTATCTGGGGCCGAACTATGATCCTGTGATCGCAAATGGGCAGATGACGGTGATGGATGTGGGCGGTGCCGGTGCGTTTACGCCTGACGACGTGCGGCTGCGCGCGGTGAATGCTAACGGCGATTTGCTGCCGCCAGTAAGGGTGCAGACATCCGCGGAGATTGTGCCGGGGGTTTGGGTGGAGGTGTTGCCGGGGCATACGCCGGATGTGCTGGGGGTGCATGTGGAGTCCGGCGGCGAACATGCATGCTTTGTGAGCGACCTGATCCCGACGAGCCGGCACCTGGAGCCGACGTGGGTGATGGGCTACGACCTCGATCCGCTGCGGTGCATTGAGGAGCGGAAGCGGTTTTTGGGGCGGGCGATTGCACAGGATTGGCTGGTGCTGTTTCCGCATGACCACCAGGTGCCGGCGGCGCGGCTGATGTGGGATGAGAAGGGCAAGGCCGCGATCAAGAAAGAGGAGTAG
- a CDS encoding DUF1778 domain-containing protein translates to MSSSATLRKPLGIRATPEEHELITRAAQREHRSVNSFVLQAALNAARGGSSRLRTPEEVQVALTRAQALMRPYREAGHSLVDELISERRAEAERE, encoded by the coding sequence ATGAGTTCCTCCGCCACACTTCGCAAACCGCTCGGCATCCGCGCGACCCCGGAAGAGCATGAGCTCATCACCCGCGCCGCTCAACGTGAACACCGTTCAGTGAACAGCTTCGTACTGCAGGCTGCGCTTAATGCAGCACGAGGCGGGTCGAGTCGCCTAAGAACTCCGGAAGAGGTTCAAGTAGCCCTGACCCGCGCCCAGGCCCTCATGCGTCCGTACCGTGAGGCTGGCCACTCGCTCGTCGATGAGTTGATCTCTGAGCGTCGGGCGGAAGCCGAGCGTGAGTAG
- the rpsU gene encoding 30S ribosomal protein S21 → MAEVRVQEGEPLENALRRFKRKVQTEDIIKEVKRHSFYLKPGEKKRVKEALARKRNRKKVRKEQD, encoded by the coding sequence TTGGCAGAAGTTCGAGTACAAGAAGGCGAGCCTCTCGAGAATGCACTGCGCCGTTTCAAGCGCAAGGTGCAGACCGAGGACATCATCAAAGAGGTGAAGCGCCACTCGTTTTACCTGAAGCCGGGCGAGAAGAAGCGTGTGAAGGAAGCACTGGCACGCAAGCGCAACCGGAAGAAGGTTCGTAAAGAGCAGGATTAA
- the aspS gene encoding aspartate--tRNA ligase, with protein MTLDFLGTLQRTHHCGDLRSSNSGETVTLMGWVNRRRDHGNLIFLDLRDRTGITQVVLDKETSPLGHAKAEAARPEYVVAVTGRVRTRGEGLANPNMPTGDIELVAHDLLLLNDAKTPPFSPAEDAIANEEVRLKYRYLDLRRAEMQKNFAVRSRVAMAIRNYLVSQGFLEIETPFMTRSTPEGARDYLVPSRVHPGHFYALPQSPQIFKQILMVSGFDRYFQIARCFRDEDLRADRQPEFTQIDLEISFPQMSTIFAVAEGFLHAAFSAAGIELPAEPFIQMTYDQAITRYGIDKPDMRLPAMVDLSAELTLELRDTLKIDPTLPILGFTIPKVGEMSGTARKALLSEIRASFGDSGLDMLDIARLRTNPTFVPLAETIEGKLSMEMALFNNTSHTADDLAIVITPKPGTPAMWNYDPQWIYKRVGQLRLELAKKYADKHKLFEQTGTANDFKFLWVTDFPMYEWNEESKTWDAAHHPFTSPHEEDIQSGALVNDKGSVRALAYDVVLNGTELGSGSIRIHRKDVQAEIFRSLGMSNEEAHERFGFFLDALEYGTPPHGGIALGLDRIVMILAGASSLREVIAFPKTAKAIDLMVDAPTTVSDTQLRDLSLRTVTRS; from the coding sequence GTGACACTCGACTTTCTAGGCACCCTTCAGCGCACCCACCACTGTGGAGACCTGCGCAGCAGCAACTCCGGCGAAACCGTCACCCTCATGGGCTGGGTCAACCGCCGCCGCGACCACGGCAACCTCATCTTCCTCGATCTCCGCGACCGCACCGGCATCACCCAGGTCGTCCTCGACAAGGAGACCTCCCCGCTCGGCCACGCCAAGGCCGAAGCCGCGCGCCCCGAGTACGTCGTCGCCGTCACCGGCCGCGTCCGCACCCGCGGCGAAGGCCTCGCCAACCCCAACATGCCCACCGGCGACATCGAGCTCGTCGCCCACGACCTCCTCCTGCTCAACGACGCCAAGACCCCGCCCTTCTCCCCCGCCGAAGACGCCATCGCCAACGAAGAGGTCCGCCTCAAGTACCGCTACCTCGACCTCCGCCGCGCCGAGATGCAGAAGAACTTCGCCGTCCGCAGCCGCGTCGCGATGGCCATCCGCAACTACCTCGTCAGCCAGGGCTTCCTCGAAATCGAAACACCGTTCATGACGCGCAGCACCCCCGAAGGCGCACGCGACTACCTCGTCCCCAGCCGCGTCCACCCCGGCCACTTCTACGCGCTCCCGCAGTCGCCGCAGATCTTCAAGCAGATCCTCATGGTCTCCGGCTTCGACCGCTACTTCCAAATCGCCCGCTGCTTCCGCGACGAAGACCTCCGCGCCGACCGCCAGCCCGAGTTCACCCAGATCGACCTCGAGATCAGCTTTCCGCAGATGTCCACCATCTTCGCGGTCGCCGAAGGCTTCCTGCACGCAGCCTTCTCTGCTGCCGGCATCGAGCTACCCGCCGAACCCTTCATCCAGATGACCTACGACCAGGCCATCACCCGCTACGGCATCGACAAGCCCGACATGCGGCTCCCGGCGATGGTCGACCTCTCCGCCGAGCTCACCCTCGAGCTCCGCGACACGCTCAAAATCGATCCCACACTCCCCATCCTCGGCTTCACCATTCCCAAAGTCGGCGAGATGTCCGGCACCGCCCGCAAAGCCCTGCTCTCCGAGATCCGCGCCTCCTTTGGCGACAGCGGTCTCGACATGCTTGACATCGCGCGCCTCCGCACCAACCCCACCTTCGTCCCGCTCGCTGAAACCATCGAAGGCAAGCTCAGCATGGAGATGGCGCTCTTCAACAACACCAGCCACACAGCCGACGACCTCGCCATCGTCATCACCCCCAAGCCCGGCACGCCAGCCATGTGGAACTACGACCCGCAGTGGATCTACAAGCGCGTCGGCCAGCTCCGCCTCGAGCTCGCAAAGAAGTACGCAGACAAGCACAAGCTCTTCGAACAAACCGGCACCGCCAACGACTTCAAATTCCTCTGGGTCACCGACTTTCCCATGTACGAGTGGAACGAAGAGTCCAAAACCTGGGACGCCGCCCACCACCCCTTCACCTCCCCGCACGAAGAGGACATCCAATCCGGCGCTTTGGTCAACGACAAGGGCTCCGTCCGCGCCCTCGCCTATGACGTCGTCCTCAACGGCACCGAGCTCGGCTCCGGCAGCATCCGTATCCACCGCAAGGACGTCCAGGCCGAAATCTTCCGCTCCCTCGGCATGTCCAACGAAGAGGCCCACGAACGCTTCGGCTTCTTCCTCGACGCCCTCGAATACGGGACCCCACCCCACGGCGGCATCGCCCTGGGCCTCGACCGCATCGTAATGATCCTCGCCGGCGCATCATCCTTGCGCGAAGTCATCGCCTTCCCCAAAACCGCCAAAGCCATCGACTTAATGGTCGACGCTCCCACCACCGTCTCCGACACACAGCTCCGCGACCTCAGCCTCCGCACCGTCACCCGCAGCTAG
- a CDS encoding gamma carbonic anhydrase family protein, translated as MVRTFQGITPHIPSTAYVDPSAQVLGDVILGDHSSIWMNAVVRGDVHHIRIGSGTNIQDCAVLHGMRNLYPVLIGNGCTIGHNATVHGCVLEDDVLIGMGAIVLNGAHIGAGSIIAAGALIPEGTVIPPRSLVAGLPGKVRRVTTDDDLDLIRQYAANYLDYTRTYLAERP; from the coding sequence ATGGTTCGCACCTTCCAGGGCATCACACCCCACATTCCCTCTACCGCCTACGTCGACCCCTCCGCGCAGGTCCTCGGAGACGTCATCCTCGGAGACCACTCCAGCATATGGATGAACGCCGTCGTGCGCGGTGATGTTCATCACATTCGCATCGGCAGCGGCACCAACATTCAGGACTGCGCCGTTCTCCACGGCATGCGCAACCTCTACCCTGTCCTCATCGGCAACGGCTGCACCATCGGACACAACGCCACCGTGCATGGCTGCGTACTCGAAGACGACGTCCTCATCGGCATGGGAGCCATCGTCCTCAACGGAGCGCACATCGGCGCTGGCAGCATCATCGCCGCCGGCGCGCTCATTCCCGAAGGCACCGTCATTCCACCGCGCTCCCTCGTCGCCGGACTCCCCGGCAAAGTCCGCCGCGTCACCACCGACGACGACCTCGACCTCATCCGCCAGTACGCCGCAAACTACCTCGACTACACCCGCACCTATCTCGCCGAACGCCCCTGA
- a CDS encoding zinc-ribbon domain containing protein: protein MQFVDRFLKCSDCGNDFVFTAGEQLFFYDKQFKNDPKRCKLCKAKRAGLGRSVNPNTPAILPFSRTETRTECSACGIETTVPFKPTQGRPVLCRSCFQQKRVPETSMSASASASSEPEPAMGMEAHAATLELMSQQPMVLQTR, encoded by the coding sequence ATGCAATTTGTTGACCGATTTCTGAAGTGTTCCGACTGTGGTAATGATTTCGTATTCACTGCCGGCGAACAGCTGTTCTTCTACGACAAGCAGTTCAAGAACGATCCGAAGCGATGCAAGCTTTGCAAGGCGAAGCGAGCCGGGTTAGGACGTTCCGTGAACCCCAACACGCCCGCGATACTGCCGTTTTCGCGAACGGAGACGCGCACCGAGTGCTCAGCCTGTGGGATTGAGACGACGGTGCCGTTCAAACCGACGCAGGGACGGCCTGTGCTGTGCCGATCGTGTTTCCAGCAGAAGCGGGTGCCAGAGACGTCAATGTCCGCGAGTGCGTCCGCTTCCTCCGAGCCTGAGCCTGCCATGGGAATGGAGGCCCATGCGGCGACGCTGGAGCTGATGTCGCAGCAGCCGATGGTGCTGCAGACACGTTGA
- a CDS encoding flavin reductase family protein encodes MNRGVDVSEGFAHFDLAAMAKIDSYKLLASVILPRPIAWVVSRDAEGRVNAAPFSFFNIVSSDPPLVAISISAAPDRESKDTLGNIRARRQFVVNMVPEELAEAMNVTATNAPKGTDETALAGLELVPSAVVDVPRIAGSPVGLECELFEVLEPGGSSTIVLGRIVYAHVREAVFEEPNGLAQLHIDPSKMRLVGRMHGGGGYCTTRDVFTIERKNWPLESE; translated from the coding sequence ATGAATAGAGGAGTAGATGTGAGCGAGGGTTTTGCGCACTTTGATCTGGCGGCGATGGCAAAGATCGACAGCTATAAGCTGCTGGCGAGTGTGATTCTGCCGCGGCCGATTGCGTGGGTGGTGAGCCGGGACGCGGAGGGGCGCGTGAATGCTGCGCCGTTCTCGTTCTTCAACATCGTGTCGAGTGATCCGCCGCTGGTGGCGATCAGCATCTCAGCCGCGCCGGACCGCGAGAGCAAGGACACGCTGGGGAACATCCGGGCGCGGAGGCAGTTTGTGGTGAACATGGTGCCGGAGGAGTTGGCCGAGGCGATGAATGTGACCGCAACGAACGCTCCGAAGGGCACGGACGAGACGGCATTGGCGGGACTGGAGCTAGTGCCGAGTGCGGTGGTGGATGTGCCGCGGATTGCGGGGTCTCCGGTGGGGCTGGAGTGCGAGCTGTTTGAGGTGCTGGAGCCGGGCGGTTCCAGCACCATCGTGCTGGGACGGATTGTGTATGCCCATGTGCGGGAAGCCGTGTTTGAGGAGCCGAATGGGCTGGCCCAGCTCCACATAGACCCGTCGAAGATGCGGCTGGTTGGGAGGATGCATGGAGGCGGCGGGTACTGCACGACTCGGGACGTGTTCACGATTGAGCGGAAGAACTGGCCTTTGGAGAGTGAATGA
- the hisS gene encoding histidine--tRNA ligase: MSDTPKQAPKTPARSTLKAVRGTRDLLPDQTPLWNHVESTARAVFARYGFGEIRTPIFEATDLFARGVGEETDIVSKEMFTWEDRARARAASEKAQSLTLRPESTAGTVRAYIEHKLGETGQLQKLYYIGPQFRRERPQRGRYRQFWQIGAEVIGPQSSGSESPLRDAEILEMLATLLDELGIRDWRLELNSVGSSEDRIRYNAALREALQPVKHLMCEDNQRRAETNPLRVLDSKDEADQEIINNLPKIADYLSDDSRTHFEAVKDALDACGVPYHLNPRLVRGLDYYTRTTFEFTVTTGLGTQNALLGGGRYDGLSEMLGGPRAPGIGFAIGEDRLILTLQAQAEADAAASGTTPTTTKFDAYIAPIGTAQNPAALALARELRAAGLKIEVGDGTFKLRKSFDTADTLARHIILLGEDEAATKTYTVKTFATGEQTKVPRIELTEKLRN; encoded by the coding sequence ATGTCCGACACCCCCAAACAAGCCCCGAAGACCCCCGCCCGCTCCACCCTCAAGGCCGTCCGCGGCACCCGCGACCTCCTCCCCGACCAGACCCCGCTCTGGAACCACGTCGAGTCCACCGCCCGCGCCGTCTTCGCCCGCTACGGCTTCGGCGAAATCCGCACCCCCATCTTCGAGGCCACCGACCTCTTCGCCCGAGGCGTCGGCGAAGAAACCGACATCGTCAGTAAAGAGATGTTCACCTGGGAAGACCGCGCCCGCGCCCGCGCCGCCAGCGAAAAAGCCCAATCCCTCACGCTCCGCCCGGAGTCCACTGCCGGCACCGTCCGCGCCTACATCGAGCACAAGCTCGGCGAGACCGGCCAGCTCCAGAAGCTCTACTACATCGGCCCACAGTTCCGCCGCGAGCGCCCTCAACGCGGCCGCTACCGCCAGTTCTGGCAGATCGGCGCCGAGGTCATCGGCCCTCAATCCTCCGGCTCCGAATCTCCTCTCCGCGACGCCGAAATCCTCGAAATGCTCGCCACACTCCTCGACGAGCTAGGCATTCGCGACTGGCGTCTCGAACTCAACTCCGTCGGCAGCAGCGAAGACCGCATCCGCTACAACGCAGCCCTCCGCGAAGCCCTGCAACCGGTCAAGCACCTAATGTGCGAAGATAACCAGCGCCGCGCCGAAACAAACCCCTTGCGTGTACTTGATTCGAAAGACGAAGCCGACCAGGAGATCATCAACAACCTCCCCAAGATCGCCGACTACCTCAGCGACGACTCACGCACCCACTTCGAAGCCGTCAAAGACGCACTCGACGCCTGCGGCGTCCCCTACCACCTGAACCCGCGCCTAGTCCGCGGCCTCGACTACTACACCCGCACCACCTTTGAATTCACAGTAACCACCGGCCTCGGCACGCAGAACGCCCTCCTCGGCGGCGGCCGCTACGACGGCCTCTCCGAAATGCTAGGCGGCCCCCGAGCCCCCGGCATCGGCTTCGCCATCGGCGAAGACCGCCTCATCCTCACCCTTCAAGCGCAAGCCGAAGCCGACGCAGCAGCCTCCGGCACAACACCGACCACGACAAAGTTCGACGCCTACATCGCCCCCATCGGCACCGCACAAAACCCCGCCGCTCTCGCCCTAGCCCGCGAGCTCCGCGCCGCAGGCCTAAAAATCGAAGTAGGCGACGGCACCTTCAAGCTCCGCAAATCCTTCGACACCGCCGACACCCTCGCCCGCCACATCATCCTCCTCGGCGAAGACGAAGCCGCCACCAAGACCTACACCGTAAAAACCTTCGCCACCGGCGAACAAACCAAAGTCCCCCGCATTGAACTGACGGAGAAACTGCGTAATTAG
- a CDS encoding HepT-like ribonuclease domain-containing protein — MQRDLEAYLWDIFNAIEQVERFVAGLTFEAYLDSELPQAGVERKFEIIGEAIKQASQHFPGRLDTLPNLSNFARFRDRLAHGYATIKQEIVWEAIQDDIPPLKQAVAKLLHPGPNSDLTP, encoded by the coding sequence ATGCAGCGTGATCTCGAAGCCTATTTGTGGGACATCTTCAACGCGATCGAGCAGGTCGAGAGGTTTGTAGCTGGGCTTACGTTTGAGGCTTATTTAGATAGCGAGTTGCCCCAGGCCGGCGTGGAACGCAAATTCGAGATTATTGGCGAAGCGATCAAACAAGCCAGCCAGCACTTCCCAGGTCGCTTGGATACTCTTCCGAATTTGTCCAACTTCGCCCGCTTTCGCGACCGCCTGGCACACGGCTATGCCACCATTAAGCAAGAGATCGTATGGGAAGCCATCCAGGACGACATCCCGCCGCTGAAACAGGCTGTCGCTAAACTACTCCACCCCGGCCCAAACTCTGACCTTACCCCATAA
- a CDS encoding sigma-70 family RNA polymerase sigma factor, translated as MRADSTNPEMFEALVREHQGLVFRTLTRFTGAGAHVEDLAQEVFLRLYKALPYFRGDATVATYLYRITYNVAQDEWKRRRKERTHVAETPAFVEEDEVWLENFAGDANAGEHARSPEQRMVDAELQESVDAALGTLSEVERAVLVLYHQEDCSYEGIAAALEMPINTVRTHLHRGRKKLGERLRGGEGMSQARRVLGENEGAGAGSVTVRRA; from the coding sequence ATGCGAGCGGATTCAACGAATCCGGAGATGTTTGAGGCGCTGGTGCGTGAGCATCAGGGGCTGGTGTTTCGCACGCTCACTCGGTTTACCGGCGCGGGCGCGCATGTGGAGGACCTGGCGCAGGAGGTGTTTCTGCGGCTGTACAAGGCGCTGCCTTACTTTCGGGGGGATGCGACGGTGGCGACGTATCTGTACCGGATTACCTATAACGTGGCGCAGGATGAGTGGAAGCGGCGGCGCAAAGAGCGGACGCATGTGGCGGAGACTCCGGCGTTTGTGGAAGAAGATGAGGTTTGGCTGGAGAACTTTGCGGGAGATGCGAACGCGGGTGAACATGCGCGGAGCCCGGAGCAGCGGATGGTGGATGCCGAGTTGCAGGAGAGTGTCGATGCCGCGCTGGGGACGCTGAGCGAGGTGGAGCGGGCGGTGTTGGTGCTGTATCACCAGGAAGACTGCAGCTATGAAGGGATCGCCGCCGCGCTGGAGATGCCGATCAATACGGTGCGGACGCATCTGCATCGCGGACGGAAGAAGCTGGGCGAGCGGCTGCGGGGTGGCGAGGGGATGTCGCAGGCGAGGCGTGTTTTAGGAGAGAATGAAGGGGCGGGCGCTGGGTCCGTGACGGTGAGGCGGGCATGA